aaatattttttattcaccttttcaattaaattgtggttgaatattttttgggtagtgagatatgttattttattgtagtagatatattattttattgtgatgtttatattattttattgtgttgaaagttaaaatagatccactgctgtagTATGTTTGTAAAATAagtaggtaaaataaataaaataattttttgtgaaactaaatttctaaaatttagctCCACTACTATGGATGCTCTAGTACGTTGaggattcttttttatttatttaagaaagtacacaattttacaaaatcataaatgtatatataatttttgcagtattcttttttttttttttttttttttaagactatCGTATACTAGGGTCAGGACAAACCGTAGGCCTAACAACAAGGAGGGACGACTGACAATAAAACTCGAACCTAAGCCTGCTGTACGAAACGTCAAAGCCCTACACTACAGTATTCAACAAACTGTACATACTGAGTTCATTTGATAAAATGTATGTTTTGTACTTTGTAGTTGTGTACtattacaaacccaaaaaaaaaaaaagagcccactttgctctctctctctctctaaactgaAAATGGACTCTGCTTCTTCATCCTTCACCCCAAACTCCAAGCGCCCATTGgaccccaccaccaccaccaccagcatGGACCCCACCGCCACCACACCAAAGCGGCGCCACCtctcatcaacaacaacaacaacagaacaAACCGTGTTCCGTCTCCTCTGCCCATCCTCTCTCATCCCTCACCTCCGCCCCCTCCAACTCCAATCCCTCCTCCACATCTCCTCCGAAAACAACGACGCCGACCACTGCGTCGTCCACATCCTAAACGACGTCGTCGTCAACGACAATGGCGACCAAGACCAGGACTGCTCGCCGGCCCAGCAAGCGCTCCTCAAGGTCTTCGAGACAATGGCAATGGCGAAGCCCAAGGTCGTCGTCGGCGACGATGAGAATGAAGAAGTCAACAACAGAGTGAACGACCCGGCCCATGACCATGACCATGACCCGGACCCGGACCCGAACTTGAATTCCGGCGGGACGGTGTGTTGTAGGCTGTTGGCGGGGAGTAATCAGGTGGGGTGTGTGTTAGGGAGAGGAGGGAAGATTGTGGAGAAGATTAGGCAGGAGAGTGGGGCCCAAGTTAGGGTTTTGCCTAGAGATCATCACCATTCTCATGACTTGATTCAGGTAAGTCCTTCcttattcaattcaattcaattgtgattgaaaattacaatgttgggttttgatttttataaGACTAGCGTAATTAGTATAATTGAGTTGATTGAAAATTGAATTGCTAacttttagtactttttttttttttttgtttgaaacaaATATATGGGATTTATTCTTAATGAGTTTAGGGATACTACTACTATGAGCATTGGGTTATTGTGATTATTGTTGCCTAGTAAACTTGATGCAACAATGATGCtgcaaatacaataaatttcacaacttgttgAGGGTGGTAGCTTGTGATTAGTGTAATGTCACTTTCACATGACCAAAatttgcacacaaaaaaaaaaaaaatgataataactAGTTGAATAAATGCTCTTCTGAAGTTAATTTGGGAgtatcatattatttttttttaaaagcccaGATTCCCAAATAACTTCAAAATAGTGCCAAAATTAAACCCCTTTCACATGGATGGATGGACTGCCACTAGTATCACTTCTATTATACACCAATGAATAACCTGTcacctcaacaattgtgaaaaatttgtcaCAAGAACTTTTGAAAGTGGTGTCATTGGTGGACCTAAATGAAAGTGATGTTGCTCCGATTTACGACAAGACATAATTTTATAGAACTAGCATGTTTAAATTGCGAATATGCATTGTTCAATAGCTTAACACTTTGCCGgatcttaaattatttttctttaaacctTGTTGGATTGGATGTTTATAGTGCATAGTTATTCTCTTCTTTCGATTTGTGATTTGATAGATCTTTGTAATTAGCATGCTTGATTGTATCGTCCCCAGGTGGATACACcctgtatacttgggtgactGATTGTTAATctcaataaaattcaattcttttatatatatatatatatatatatatatatatatatatatatatatttataaatctCTCCCATTTCCAATTATTAATTTGTCAAACCCAAGAAGACTGAACACCGAACAACACTGAGCTTGCTCCTTGGGTTGCCATGTTggtatatcttcttcttctttttttttttgtgttggggGGTGGGGAGGAGGAaggagggggtgggggggtgGGTTGAAGACGTAAATAGGGGAAAATGAGTAGTTatattgtttttctattttgtgaaaatgataTTCTGTGTGGATTTATGAATGTAGATATAGATCTGTGGAAATCTAATGTAGTAGATCTGTGTTTTTTGTTGATGGGAATGCAAATCTAATGTACCCAATTACCTGACCTAGTCCTATTGACTGCCCACCCGTGAGTGACCTTCGGACGGTTTTTTCCGCTTGTTGGTTGACATCAGTTGGGCCATTCCTTCACCTGACAATGTCAGATCAACTGGATGGCATTTATAGAACCTGATCCAACCCGACATGTGACCAACTTAGCTGATTTTGCCTGACCCCTGTTTAAGGGATTATATTAGAGGCCTGGGGGATGATTTCATGGGCTAGTTGGAATGCACGAAACTCGCTGCACTTCGAAGGCATCCAGAATCAACCTACTGGTATACTCAAAAGAGCCTACTCATGACTGGAAGAGTACCAGATGCTTGCTGTGGGTCTTCGTACTTTTTTATTCTACGCTTTCCTTGTACTTATACTTATTTTGCTGGAGCCTAGTCCTGGTTTTTGGCTGATGGCTCCCTGACTTACTGTTctagttcttttcttttattagtgataatttctattttattcaGTATAGTACTTCTTAAGGGTATATTCTAATGATATGCAGATAACAGGAAACTTCTCAGCTGTAAAGAAAGCACTCCTGTCTGTTTCAAGTTGTCTTCAGGATAACCCTAGGGTTGATGCAGCCAACTCTGGTTCTACTAAACCTTCATTGGGAGCACTACATGGAACTCCCCTGCCACCATATGTTGATATTCCTCAACGGGGTTATGCACCTAACTTTCATGCTGCAGATTATCGTTCAAGAGGTTATTCTTCGGTTCCAGGGCCTGAAAATATTGGTGCTGGTCACAGAATGGCTATGGAAGAAGAGGTGGTATTTAAGTTGTTATGCCAACTTGATAAAGTTGGTAGTCTGATTGGGAAAGGTGGCTGTATAATACGTGCTTTGCAAAGTGAAACTGGGGCGTCTATTAAGATTGCTGATTCTGTGTCTGACTCAGATGAGCGGGTTGTTGTGATATCAGCACGAGAGGCATGAAAACTAAACCGTCTTTGAAttataattcttttattaatGTGTGGAGATCCATAATAcatgtgggatttttttttattttttattttaacttttggtttagattgttcTTGCAAAATATGGACCTGGATAATCAAGTCCATATCATGGTCCAGACCAAATTTTACAAATCTAAAAAAAGGTGCATGTGGTGCCATGTCATTGaatattttaaatgacatggtaCTATTTACAGTGTTAGATTTaaaatatgtatgtatatatatattgaccaTGAAATGGTGAGAATCTCCTCAAAAAATGAGGCTTTTCCATCTCATCTCTTTCACAATGTAACATGTGTAGTGAATTAGGACCCGAGAATATAAACCTTTTCTAGCACTGCCTTGGACAAAAGTTTCTCATGGTCTTTGaccctaaaatttgttgtgcTTCTCTGCATTTGAACGaataatttgtattttcttGTTCAATCGTGAAATGATAATCCTGTCGGTactgtttgtattttttttcttttcttttttcagctCTCTTCTGTACACAGCTAGTGTATTGGTgttcctctctttttcttttaacaaatttatttacctataaaaaagCAATATATTTGGTGCAAGGGCTGATAGAAGAAGCCTAGCACATAAAATGCCCTTGTTAAAGTGGGTTGGGTTGTGAATCGTGTTAAGTGGTATGGGTTCCATAATCCAACTGGTCACTTTGAGATCTCCTATGTATAGAGTCCAGATGATGACGGTCATCCACTACTTCCTTTTTTGGACCTTTCAAAGTACTACTATTTTTCTAGGAGCCAATGGTCCTTGGACCAAATCACATCTCTATGATTCTACCCCCTTGTAGGTAAGGGTTGGAGGAAGAGGTCACAGGGCTAATCCCTTCCGTGGTGTAATTACCTATTAAAGAAAACTTTGTTCTAGAATAGTCATCATTAACATTTTAATGGATTGATAATCTGGAAGTATTCTTATTTGAATTATTAGGGATAGAAGATCTTTTGTTTTCTCAAATTCTATTGTTTTGACCTACTGCAGAATTCCGAGCAGAAACATTCTCCAGCCCAGGAAGCTGTTATTCGTGTGCATTGTAGAATTGCAGAGATTGGATTTGAACCTGGTGCTGCAGTCGTTGCTAGGCTTCTTGTTCATTCACAGCAGATAGGTTGTTTATTGGGTAAAGGTGGTTTCATTATAACAGAAATGAGAAGAGCTACCGGTGCCAGTATACGTATTTTTTCAAAGGAACAAGTTCCAAAGTGTGGTTCCCCTAATGATGAAGTTGTACAGGTAATTAACCCTTTTGGGCATGAATATATTGCTTAAGTTAAGAAAGTCAAAAGGCAATTAACCcttttgacaaaaaagaaaaagaaaaagtgctaCTGCTATATTTTATAGgatagatagatatatatattctctGTTAAGCTTTTCGATGGGAGAGTTTTCTTGTTGAACTTTCTGTTTTACTCATTTTGCATATTTGTC
The sequence above is drawn from the Castanea sativa cultivar Marrone di Chiusa Pesio chromosome 5, ASM4071231v1 genome and encodes:
- the LOC142633701 gene encoding KH domain-containing protein HEN4, which translates into the protein MDSASSSFTPNSKRPLDPTTTTTSMDPTATTPKRRHLSSTTTTTEQTVFRLLCPSSLIPHLRPLQLQSLLHISSENNDADHCVVHILNDVVVNDNGDQDQDCSPAQQALLKVFETMAMAKPKVVVGDDENEEVNNRVNDPAHDHDHDPDPDPNLNSGGTVCCRLLAGSNQVGCVLGRGGKIVEKIRQESGAQVRVLPRDHHHSHDLIQITGNFSAVKKALLSVSSCLQDNPRVDAANSGSTKPSLGALHGTPLPPYVDIPQRGYAPNFHAADYRSRGYSSVPGPENIGAGHRMAMEEEVVFKLLCQLDKVGSLIGKGGCIIRALQSETGASIKIADSVSDSDERVVVISARENSEQKHSPAQEAVIRVHCRIAEIGFEPGAAVVARLLVHSQQIGCLLGKGGFIITEMRRATGASIRIFSKEQVPKCGSPNDEVVQVIGNMQSVQDALFHITGRLRETIFPMKPPPPNFSAPPYMSPFPEMPPPLFRPRHNPASPGSYPSPVGHPHGVDRSAIPSQPLDHQPTFSHGMDRSGPSNMDRVPYPYGSERPGHGPTFDRPSSSPRSWNPQAVSSGNNWGTADVLGLTSKSGPLRSGSQVPILTSTTVEITIPQTFLGHVHGENNSNLTQIQQISGAKVLIHDPKPGAMEGVVIVSGTTEQTHAAQCLIQAFILCGQTPP